From the genome of Sulfitobacter sp. DSM 110093, one region includes:
- the egtB gene encoding ergothioneine biosynthesis protein EgtB — translation MNATPLPMSPDEALNLFTATRSRTQALAAPLCPEDMMLQSMEDASPVKWHLAHTTWFFEEFILKPRLPEYMSPDDRFAVLFNSYYVQAGPRHARDKRGLVSRPDGDAMRAYRDHVENSLNDLMNANRADTDEIAQLVELGCHHEMQHQELLITDLLHGLSFNPLLPTYKDPEPLAVTDETPLKFTRHAGGLIEVGHDGRGFAYDCEGPRHKVWLDPFEIADRPVTNREWIAFMEDGGYADARLWLMEGHAVAQRESWEHPLYWWRQDGAWWTFSLRGAQPVALDAPVVHVSYYEAEAFARWAGGRLPTEAEHEIAFRDVPISGNLMGDANDLGALRPLPGKGIWGDVWEWTASDFAPYPGFRPPEGALGEYNGKFMVNQRVLRGGSCATPKDQLRPSYRTFFYPHQRWQMMGLRLARDVG, via the coding sequence ATGAACGCCACCCCCCTGCCGATGTCCCCCGATGAGGCTTTGAACCTCTTTACCGCCACCCGCAGCCGGACGCAGGCCTTGGCGGCACCGCTTTGTCCCGAAGATATGATGCTGCAAAGCATGGAGGACGCCTCGCCGGTCAAATGGCATCTGGCCCATACGACGTGGTTCTTTGAGGAATTCATCCTCAAACCTCGGCTGCCTGAGTACATGTCGCCCGATGACCGTTTCGCCGTGCTGTTCAATTCCTACTATGTGCAAGCCGGGCCCCGCCATGCCCGCGACAAACGGGGGCTGGTGTCGCGCCCCGACGGAGATGCCATGCGGGCTTATCGCGACCATGTGGAAAACAGCTTGAACGATCTGATGAATGCCAACCGCGCCGACACGGATGAGATCGCGCAACTGGTGGAACTGGGCTGCCACCACGAAATGCAGCATCAGGAGCTTTTGATCACCGACCTGCTGCATGGGCTAAGCTTCAACCCCCTTTTGCCCACCTATAAAGACCCCGAGCCGCTGGCGGTGACAGATGAAACCCCGTTGAAATTTACCCGACACGCGGGCGGACTGATTGAGGTTGGCCATGACGGGCGCGGCTTTGCCTATGATTGCGAAGGGCCGCGGCACAAGGTGTGGCTCGACCCGTTTGAAATCGCTGACCGCCCAGTGACCAACCGTGAATGGATCGCCTTCATGGAGGATGGCGGTTATGCTGATGCGCGGCTGTGGCTGATGGAAGGCCACGCGGTGGCGCAGCGCGAAAGCTGGGAGCATCCGCTCTATTGGTGGCGACAGGACGGCGCATGGTGGACCTTTAGCCTGCGGGGGGCGCAGCCTGTCGCCCTTGATGCGCCGGTGGTTCACGTCAGCTATTATGAGGCAGAGGCCTTTGCGCGGTGGGCCGGGGGCCGGTTACCCACCGAGGCAGAGCATGAGATCGCGTTTCGCGATGTGCCGATCAGCGGCAATTTGATGGGCGATGCAAATGACCTTGGCGCACTGCGGCCCCTGCCGGGCAAAGGCATTTGGGGCGACGTCTGGGAATGGACCGCCTCTGACTTTGCCCCCTACCCCGGTTTCAGGCCGCCTGAGGGGGCATTGGGCGAATACAACGGTAAGTTCATGGTCAATCAGCGGGTGCTGCGCGGCGGGTCTTGTGCCACGCCAAAGGATCAACTGCGCCCCAGCTACCGGACGTTTTTCTACCCCCATCAGCGCTGGCAAATGATGGGTCTGCGCTTGGCCCGCGATGTGGGCTAA
- a CDS encoding DUF11 domain-containing protein, whose translation MHSKFHLIVLFLTRILQCVAVSLRWCAVKAPLLRLIFATLLSLLPLSLATRAALAQQLILNPVGLPAVVGAGVGERALWSNAGTVGSVAVDIVAEMAFAGRDHVFTTGNGQIQVTSTGQDPHFMDFYLYEAGTHNIATNSGGVPVVADVFFQINDIDGPVNEQVYVNVCEGSVEFVRVDRSATTYRGYIEGPDANLGTEVFYLAGDRPYSNQPVSGLEIFYPQASTFNFGRTANNGFLVLLSNPTYDEAQTYDLQCGDFKAPLLQDDLKEQVLGEPVVVNILFNDSVATENNNAPANNSGEPSEYAKQAIDLIPPTGALNIVTDSQGHRVGFEVLGEGTWSYEDLTGELTFTPFAAFFAAPTPINYRYQSPIVLPSEPQAYSAPAEVSIDVGSLGLLKLAQLVDLNLNGYADAGETIAYVFTAENFGNVDLTNVQLQETQFSGKGVQPVITFQAATSLSPEGTLLVGERAVYTATYTLVPEDLDTTITNQAEVTAQTPGGTNVSDLSDSENPGDGYGTPSNGPGEGRDDPTTIYAGSGPDRGDAPITYGDPQHADTAQYWIGALNGDGDGSPQHSIDGTGDDLDGSDDESEEAFPQLYGDLTRTVTVAVNEPTPGNGYLQAFVDFGGDGIFVGDQVATNIQDGGPQDLDGAVNGQISFPVSVPVTAVLTPTFVRLRWSSAIGLDAIIAAPDGEVEDYGITIKTPPDADRGDAPASYGDPQHIIEGPGAPEIYLGTNPPDIDLLPQNSVGATGDDVNGSDDEDGVVLPQFYRGGLAEITVTVSDLSAAARSSYLQAFIDFNGDGTFAQAGEQVALNLQDGDLLDKDGSTNGSILFEVAVPANATTLPTYARFRWSTDSTGLVTAFEGEVEDYQLIISNDPPPLTCDASLYAVVDSPSALVRMTFRDSGGSYSTTVDSSGSIGANRDGAWGYNALDGYIYGVDQGTRRLYRIDGAGNITNFGDIFGASAARNAGDILPNGRMIYEAGATTWQIVDLTNPAAPVAVGQISLNISVNPDDIAYNPVDGIMYGIDQISGFLFRAAVNSGVPSNVTPQAIGPAIYAGVFDALWFDGDGRLYGDSNTTNDLFVISTTTGAAQLISTVAFDEGGRSDGISCRGPAPIPLGGISGNIYEDADASDVRDNGETNLGAGVGISIYDDNGTPANTADDVFLVTTDTAADGTYAVGDLLVSTTYRVALDEADPDLPSGATIGTSNPLIGVGVSGNSVTTDQDFGFDPAGSDLELSKVAAATGTTTPITNVSEGDTIDWIITITNVSGGSPSGVKVIDQIPSGFAYVSDDAPSTGDTYDPDTGLWFVDELLSGASETLTITTTVLGDGDFTNQAEIIYSSLPDPDSDPTTGPLTDDLFDQLPDDDEASYSVNLVTGERIMSGRVFIDNGAGGGTAHDALLNGSEGGVSSAVLEILDSGGAVLATPGVATDGTWNYGLSGAYSGEITIRAIPANDYRAISEATTDLPDLVNTNPHDGEFTFTPEAFGNRMGLDIGLLKLPSLTNDRTTTVAQGQVATLPHIYTATSEGQVTFSYAGATSTPTGAFSAALYQDVGCDDSLDGPITGPIAVTTGQTICIVSRVSAGSGAGQGSTYVYQVLAATAFARTTVTSSASNTDEISVGGQSTQIDLRKTVENETQGTVEGTTNLGGVNDILLYRIYLRNNATTRASNVKIYDMTPPYTSLSEPIVDPQQVSPNLNCNLVRPASNVASYAGAIEWNCTGEMLPGETGAVQFRVGIQ comes from the coding sequence ATGCATTCTAAGTTTCATCTGATTGTTCTGTTTTTGACGCGCATTCTACAGTGTGTGGCCGTCAGTCTCCGCTGGTGCGCTGTAAAGGCGCCCCTGCTGCGTTTGATCTTTGCCACGCTTTTGTCGCTCTTGCCGCTTTCGCTGGCGACACGGGCCGCGCTTGCGCAGCAATTGATCCTTAACCCTGTTGGTTTGCCCGCCGTGGTTGGCGCCGGTGTTGGGGAGCGTGCATTGTGGTCCAACGCGGGCACTGTCGGCAGTGTGGCTGTCGATATCGTGGCCGAGATGGCCTTCGCGGGCCGGGACCATGTATTCACCACCGGCAACGGCCAGATCCAGGTTACCTCAACTGGGCAAGATCCACATTTTATGGATTTTTACCTCTATGAGGCGGGCACCCATAACATCGCGACCAATTCCGGCGGCGTGCCAGTGGTGGCCGATGTTTTCTTTCAGATTAATGACATCGACGGGCCAGTGAACGAACAGGTCTATGTGAATGTCTGCGAAGGCTCGGTCGAATTCGTCAGGGTTGACCGAAGCGCAACCACCTATCGCGGCTATATCGAAGGGCCGGATGCGAACCTTGGGACGGAGGTTTTCTACCTCGCCGGAGATCGCCCTTACAGCAACCAACCGGTGTCCGGGCTTGAGATTTTCTACCCGCAGGCCTCCACTTTCAACTTTGGCCGTACCGCGAACAATGGCTTCCTCGTGCTGCTTTCCAATCCAACCTATGATGAGGCGCAGACCTATGACCTTCAATGCGGCGACTTCAAAGCGCCGCTGTTGCAGGACGATCTAAAAGAGCAGGTCTTGGGGGAGCCGGTCGTGGTGAACATCTTGTTCAACGACAGTGTCGCGACCGAAAACAACAATGCCCCTGCCAATAATTCCGGCGAGCCGAGTGAATACGCCAAGCAGGCCATTGATCTGATTCCTCCGACCGGTGCGCTGAATATCGTGACCGATTCCCAAGGGCACCGCGTTGGATTTGAGGTGCTGGGCGAAGGGACATGGAGCTATGAGGACCTAACCGGAGAGCTGACCTTTACCCCCTTCGCGGCCTTCTTTGCGGCGCCGACGCCGATAAATTACCGCTACCAATCGCCCATCGTCTTACCCAGCGAACCGCAGGCCTATTCCGCCCCTGCGGAAGTCTCGATTGATGTGGGGTCTCTCGGTCTGCTAAAGTTGGCGCAATTGGTGGATCTAAACTTGAACGGCTATGCCGATGCAGGCGAAACGATTGCTTATGTCTTTACGGCTGAGAACTTTGGCAATGTCGATCTGACCAATGTGCAACTGCAAGAGACGCAGTTCAGCGGCAAAGGGGTACAGCCCGTCATCACCTTTCAGGCCGCGACATCCTTGTCCCCCGAAGGCACGCTCTTGGTTGGGGAAAGGGCCGTCTATACCGCGACCTATACGCTGGTGCCCGAAGATCTAGACACCACGATTACAAACCAAGCAGAGGTGACAGCCCAGACGCCGGGTGGAACAAATGTGTCTGATCTGTCAGACTCGGAAAATCCCGGCGATGGGTATGGCACCCCCTCAAACGGCCCAGGTGAAGGGCGCGATGATCCGACGACGATCTACGCTGGCTCTGGTCCTGACCGGGGCGACGCACCGATCACCTATGGCGACCCCCAACATGCCGACACCGCGCAATATTGGATTGGCGCGCTCAATGGTGATGGGGACGGTTCGCCGCAGCACTCCATTGATGGGACCGGCGATGATCTAGACGGCTCAGACGACGAAAGCGAAGAGGCATTTCCTCAGCTTTACGGGGATTTGACCCGCACGGTGACCGTGGCCGTGAATGAGCCTACGCCCGGCAATGGATATCTTCAGGCATTCGTCGATTTTGGCGGGGATGGCATCTTCGTTGGCGATCAGGTTGCGACCAATATCCAAGATGGCGGCCCTCAGGACCTTGACGGAGCGGTAAATGGTCAGATTTCCTTCCCAGTAAGCGTTCCGGTGACGGCCGTGCTGACGCCGACATTCGTCCGCTTGCGGTGGTCTTCGGCGATTGGGTTGGATGCCATCATTGCTGCCCCGGATGGGGAAGTCGAAGACTATGGCATTACCATCAAGACACCGCCTGACGCCGACCGTGGCGATGCCCCGGCGAGCTATGGCGATCCGCAGCACATCATTGAAGGCCCCGGCGCGCCAGAAATATATCTGGGAACCAATCCGCCGGATATTGATCTGCTGCCGCAAAACTCGGTTGGGGCCACGGGCGATGATGTTAATGGGTCGGATGACGAAGACGGGGTGGTTCTGCCGCAGTTCTATCGTGGCGGGCTGGCGGAGATTACAGTTACTGTCAGCGATTTAAGCGCCGCAGCGAGATCGTCTTATTTACAAGCATTCATCGATTTCAACGGGGATGGCACCTTTGCCCAAGCCGGGGAACAGGTGGCCCTAAATCTGCAAGATGGCGATTTGCTTGATAAGGATGGCTCAACCAATGGGTCGATCCTTTTCGAGGTGGCGGTGCCTGCCAATGCCACGACCTTGCCAACCTATGCCCGTTTCCGCTGGTCAACAGACAGTACGGGGCTTGTTACCGCCTTTGAGGGGGAGGTGGAAGACTATCAACTTATCATTTCCAACGATCCGCCGCCTTTGACCTGCGACGCATCACTTTACGCGGTGGTCGATAGCCCTTCGGCCCTCGTGCGAATGACTTTTCGAGATAGCGGCGGCAGCTATTCAACAACCGTGGATTCCTCAGGCTCTATCGGGGCTAACCGGGATGGGGCATGGGGGTATAACGCGCTGGATGGCTATATCTATGGCGTGGATCAGGGCACCCGTAGGCTCTACCGGATCGACGGTGCGGGTAACATCACCAACTTCGGCGATATTTTTGGCGCGAGTGCTGCGCGCAATGCGGGCGATATTCTGCCCAATGGTCGAATGATCTATGAAGCGGGCGCGACCACATGGCAGATCGTGGATTTGACCAATCCTGCCGCGCCTGTTGCCGTAGGGCAGATAAGTCTCAACATCAGCGTTAACCCGGACGACATCGCCTACAATCCCGTTGACGGCATCATGTATGGGATTGATCAAATCTCAGGCTTTCTGTTCCGTGCAGCGGTCAATAGCGGCGTTCCGAGTAATGTGACACCCCAAGCGATTGGACCGGCCATCTATGCTGGCGTATTCGATGCGCTCTGGTTTGACGGCGACGGTAGGCTTTATGGCGACTCGAACACCACCAACGACCTTTTCGTCATTTCCACAACCACGGGTGCGGCCCAACTAATCTCAACCGTCGCCTTTGACGAAGGCGGGCGCAGCGATGGCATCTCTTGCCGGGGGCCAGCACCAATCCCTTTGGGCGGGATTTCGGGCAATATCTATGAGGACGCAGATGCCTCTGATGTGAGGGACAATGGCGAGACCAATCTCGGGGCGGGCGTGGGCATTTCGATCTATGACGATAACGGCACGCCGGCCAATACCGCAGATGATGTGTTTCTTGTCACGACCGACACGGCGGCCGATGGGACTTATGCGGTGGGCGATCTTCTGGTCAGCACCACCTACCGCGTGGCGCTTGATGAGGCTGACCCTGATCTGCCTTCCGGGGCGACAATCGGCACGTCTAATCCACTGATCGGGGTGGGGGTTTCAGGCAATAGCGTCACCACTGACCAAGACTTCGGATTTGACCCGGCGGGCAGTGACCTTGAACTTAGCAAGGTCGCCGCTGCAACCGGCACCACGACGCCGATCACCAACGTATCAGAAGGCGACACGATTGACTGGATCATCACAATCACCAATGTCAGCGGTGGCTCACCTTCCGGTGTGAAAGTAATTGACCAGATTCCCAGCGGATTTGCCTATGTCTCTGACGATGCGCCGTCGACTGGGGATACGTATGATCCCGACACCGGATTGTGGTTTGTGGATGAATTGCTCAGCGGAGCCAGTGAAACCCTCACCATCACGACCACCGTGCTTGGCGACGGTGATTTCACCAATCAGGCCGAAATCATCTATAGTTCTCTGCCGGACCCGGACAGTGATCCAACCACCGGGCCGTTGACCGACGACCTTTTCGACCAACTGCCTGATGATGACGAAGCATCTTATTCCGTGAACCTCGTCACCGGAGAGCGGATCATGTCGGGCCGTGTCTTTATCGACAATGGGGCAGGCGGCGGCACCGCGCATGATGCTTTGCTGAACGGCAGCGAAGGCGGGGTGTCATCGGCGGTTTTGGAAATTCTAGACAGCGGTGGCGCGGTGCTGGCGACACCCGGCGTGGCGACGGACGGTACATGGAACTATGGTCTTTCAGGCGCCTACAGTGGGGAAATCACGATCCGCGCAATTCCGGCCAATGACTACCGCGCGATATCTGAGGCAACGACCGATCTGCCCGATCTTGTGAATACCAACCCGCATGATGGTGAATTCACTTTTACACCCGAAGCCTTTGGCAATCGCATGGGGTTGGACATTGGACTTCTGAAATTGCCCAGCTTGACGAATGACCGGACAACGACCGTCGCACAGGGCCAAGTGGCAACCTTACCGCATATCTATACCGCCACGTCTGAAGGGCAGGTGACATTCTCCTATGCAGGTGCCACTTCGACACCGACCGGTGCCTTTAGCGCGGCGCTCTATCAAGACGTCGGTTGTGACGACAGTCTGGATGGGCCAATCACCGGCCCCATCGCAGTCACCACCGGGCAAACCATATGCATCGTATCGCGTGTTTCTGCAGGCTCGGGCGCTGGGCAGGGCAGCACCTATGTCTATCAGGTTCTGGCGGCGACGGCGTTCGCCCGCACCACGGTGACAAGTTCCGCCAGCAATACCGATGAAATCTCTGTCGGGGGGCAGTCCACACAGATCGACCTGCGCAAAACGGTCGAGAATGAGACCCAAGGGACGGTCGAAGGCACCACCAACCTTGGCGGTGTCAATGATATCCTGCTCTACCGGATTTATCTGCGCAACAATGCGACCACGCGGGCGTCGAACGTAAAGATCTATGACATGACCCCGCCCTATACGAGCCTGTCTGAACCCATTGTCGACCCGCAGCAGGTTTCGCCCAACCTGAATTGCAATCTGGTGCGTCCTGCGAGCAATGTAGCAAGCTATGCGGGCGCGATTGAATGGAATTGCACAGGTGAGATGTTACCCGGTGAAACCGGCGCGGTGCAGTTCCGGGTTGGGATACAGTAG
- a CDS encoding heavy metal translocating P-type ATPase, translated as MDKAETLTFGVQNMSCASCVGRVEKALNTVNGVRDVRVNLTAETVRIATAPGFDAAKVAAALRQAGYPARTATHRLRLSNMTCASCVGRVEPALLAVPSVISASVNLASEEAQIEVLANANLLSTLHDAAAQAGYPAAADTQDAGSPDAAARKEAEATHLRQMTVLAALLTLPVLLLEMGGHLIPAFHIWIAESIGMATSWFLQFALTTLVLAWPGRHFYSKGLPALLKGAPDMNSLVALGSGAAWLFSVTALFAPGLLPEGSRVVYFEAAAVIVTLILLGRTLEARAKGRTGAAIAKLMGLRASSARVERDGTVIELPIDEIIAGDIIHLRPGEKIATDGVVVAGQSYVDESMITGEPVPVEKAMGTEVVGGTVNGTGSLTFRATKVGGDTMLAQIIRMVKEAQGAKLPIQDLVNRITLWFVPAVIAVALVTFGVWLAFGPSLSHALVAAVAVLIIACPCAMGLATPTSIMVGTGRAAQSGVLFRQGDALQSLQSVKTVALDKTGTLTKGKPELTDLVLMDDLTEDEVLPLIGAVEARSEHPIAQAIVRRAKATGTLPSNVSDFQSHTGFGVSATVLGRKVTLGADRLMIRDGIGLGDTGRIASEMAKAGKTPLYAALDGKLAAVIAVADPIKPGTPEAIAGLHDLGLDVAMITGDNRGTADAIAAQLGIDRVVAEVLPDGKVAAIDKLREGGNRIAFVGDGINDAPALAQADVGLAIGTGTDVAIEAADVVLMSGDLRGVVNAIDVSQRSMANIRQNLFWAFGYNVLLIPVAAGAFYPLTGWLLSPALAAGAMALSSVFVLSNALRLRWIAAPLAENATSEKEPRAAAPVAAE; from the coding sequence ATGGACAAGGCAGAAACACTCACTTTTGGCGTGCAAAACATGAGTTGCGCGTCCTGTGTTGGACGGGTGGAAAAGGCGCTGAACACGGTTAATGGGGTGCGCGATGTGCGGGTGAACCTCACGGCGGAAACTGTGCGGATCGCGACGGCGCCGGGGTTCGATGCGGCAAAAGTCGCGGCTGCATTGAGACAGGCGGGTTACCCGGCCCGCACGGCTACGCATCGTTTGAGGCTGTCCAATATGACCTGCGCGTCCTGCGTGGGCCGTGTGGAACCTGCGCTTTTGGCGGTGCCGAGCGTGATCTCGGCCTCCGTCAACCTTGCGAGCGAAGAGGCCCAAATTGAGGTTTTGGCGAACGCCAATCTGCTGTCCACCCTGCATGATGCAGCGGCGCAGGCGGGCTATCCCGCAGCCGCCGACACGCAAGATGCAGGCAGCCCCGATGCGGCAGCCCGAAAGGAAGCAGAGGCGACGCACCTCAGACAAATGACCGTACTGGCAGCCTTATTAACCCTACCCGTCCTTTTGCTTGAAATGGGCGGCCACCTGATCCCGGCGTTCCACATTTGGATCGCTGAAAGCATCGGGATGGCGACAAGTTGGTTCCTTCAATTTGCCCTCACCACCCTCGTTCTGGCTTGGCCCGGGCGACATTTCTATAGCAAGGGTCTGCCCGCCTTGCTAAAAGGCGCGCCGGATATGAATTCGCTGGTGGCGCTCGGCTCAGGCGCAGCGTGGCTCTTTTCGGTGACCGCCCTTTTTGCGCCGGGACTGCTACCGGAAGGCAGCCGCGTGGTCTATTTTGAAGCCGCGGCAGTAATTGTGACGTTGATCTTGCTGGGCCGCACTCTTGAGGCCCGCGCCAAGGGGCGCACCGGGGCGGCGATTGCCAAACTGATGGGCCTGCGCGCCAGCAGCGCAAGGGTCGAACGGGACGGCACGGTCATTGAGCTGCCCATTGATGAGATCATTGCGGGCGACATCATCCACCTGCGTCCCGGCGAAAAGATCGCCACCGACGGCGTTGTTGTTGCGGGCCAATCCTACGTCGATGAAAGCATGATCACGGGCGAGCCTGTCCCGGTTGAGAAAGCCATGGGCACAGAGGTTGTCGGCGGCACGGTCAATGGCACCGGCAGCCTTACGTTTCGTGCGACCAAAGTCGGCGGCGACACGATGCTGGCGCAGATCATCCGCATGGTCAAAGAGGCGCAGGGCGCAAAATTGCCCATTCAGGACTTGGTCAATCGCATCACCCTGTGGTTCGTTCCCGCCGTGATCGCCGTCGCGCTGGTGACCTTTGGGGTCTGGCTCGCCTTCGGCCCCTCGCTCAGCCACGCCTTAGTGGCGGCGGTGGCGGTGCTGATCATCGCCTGCCCCTGTGCGATGGGTCTGGCCACACCGACCTCCATCATGGTGGGCACCGGACGCGCGGCGCAATCGGGCGTGCTCTTCCGTCAGGGCGATGCGCTGCAAAGCCTGCAAAGCGTCAAGACCGTAGCGCTGGACAAGACCGGCACGCTGACCAAGGGCAAGCCCGAACTCACCGATCTGGTGCTGATGGACGACCTGACCGAAGATGAGGTGCTGCCCCTGATCGGCGCGGTCGAGGCCCGCTCGGAACACCCCATCGCCCAAGCCATCGTGCGCCGGGCAAAGGCCACGGGCACCTTGCCAAGCAACGTTAGCGATTTCCAATCCCACACCGGTTTTGGCGTCAGCGCGACGGTGCTGGGCCGTAAGGTTACCTTGGGTGCGGACCGCCTGATGATCCGCGACGGGATTGGTTTGGGCGACACCGGGCGGATCGCGTCAGAGATGGCAAAGGCCGGGAAAACCCCGCTCTATGCCGCTTTGGACGGGAAACTCGCCGCTGTGATCGCCGTGGCCGACCCGATTAAACCCGGCACGCCAGAAGCCATCGCGGGGCTGCACGACCTTGGTCTTGATGTAGCGATGATTACTGGTGACAACCGGGGCACCGCAGATGCTATCGCAGCGCAACTGGGCATTGATCGGGTCGTCGCCGAAGTGCTGCCAGACGGCAAAGTGGCCGCAATCGACAAGTTGAGAGAGGGCGGCAACCGCATCGCCTTCGTCGGTGACGGCATCAACGACGCACCCGCCTTGGCGCAGGCCGATGTGGGGCTTGCCATCGGCACCGGCACCGACGTGGCGATTGAGGCCGCAGATGTGGTGCTGATGTCGGGCGACCTGCGCGGCGTGGTCAATGCCATCGACGTGAGCCAGCGCAGCATGGCGAATATCCGGCAGAACCTCTTTTGGGCCTTTGGCTACAACGTGCTGCTGATCCCGGTCGCCGCGGGTGCATTCTATCCGCTGACCGGCTGGCTTTTGTCGCCCGCTCTGGCCGCCGGAGCGATGGCCCTGTCGAGCGTTTTCGTCCTCAGCAATGCCCTGCGCCTGCGCTGGATTGCCGCCCCCTTGGCCGAAAACGCAACCTCAGAAAAAGAACCACGGGCCGCCGCCCCCGTGGCGGCAGAATAG
- the cueR gene encoding Cu(I)-responsive transcriptional regulator has translation MNIGEVSQHTGLPPKTIRYYEDIGLVKPLRDANGYRAFRESEMHKLAFLGRARTLGFSIDDCRNLLALWEDKNRASADVRVIAKEHLAQIEAKISGLQDMRDTLSTLVRDCAGDDRPDCPILKTLGTAAAT, from the coding sequence ATGAACATCGGAGAAGTCTCACAACATACGGGCCTGCCGCCGAAAACCATCCGCTATTACGAAGATATCGGGCTGGTCAAACCGCTGCGGGACGCCAACGGCTACCGCGCCTTTCGCGAAAGTGAGATGCACAAGCTGGCCTTTCTGGGCCGTGCCAGAACCTTGGGGTTCAGCATTGACGATTGCCGCAATCTGCTGGCGCTATGGGAGGATAAGAACCGCGCAAGTGCCGACGTGCGCGTGATTGCCAAAGAGCATCTGGCGCAGATCGAGGCCAAGATCAGCGGCCTGCAAGACATGCGCGACACGCTGAGCACGCTGGTCCGCGACTGCGCCGGGGATGATCGACCCGATTGTCCGATCCTAAAGACCTTGGGCACCGCAGCGGCCACATAA
- the choV gene encoding choline ABC transporter ATP-binding protein, producing MNKAVEFDNVSIVFGDKPEKALPLMDEGQSRAEIESATGQVLGVHDCSLTVENGEILVLMGLSGSGKSTLLRAVNGLNPMVRGTVHVHDENWSCDIHASNAAELRRVRRECVSMVFQQFGLLPWRTVRDNVALGLELSNVPKAERLERAERQLKLVSLSDWADRKVGELSGGMQQRVGLARAFATEAPILLMDEPFSALDPLIRTRLQDELLDLQRELNRTIIFVSHDLDEAFKLGGRIAIMEGGRIVQIGTPREIFSNPASDYVAEFVANMNPLEVLTARDVMGADDGAATQGETTAETPVRELMDRLRGADAAIAVMEDGAQIGTVTAHSIVDRLKA from the coding sequence ATGAATAAAGCAGTAGAATTCGACAACGTATCCATCGTCTTTGGCGACAAGCCTGAAAAGGCTCTGCCGCTGATGGACGAAGGCCAGAGCCGCGCCGAGATTGAATCGGCGACCGGGCAGGTGCTGGGCGTGCATGATTGCTCGCTCACCGTCGAGAATGGCGAGATCCTTGTGCTGATGGGGCTTTCGGGCTCGGGCAAATCGACGCTTTTGCGTGCGGTGAATGGGCTCAACCCAATGGTGCGCGGCACGGTGCATGTGCATGATGAGAACTGGTCTTGCGACATCCACGCCAGCAATGCCGCCGAGCTGCGCCGCGTGCGCCGTGAATGCGTGTCGATGGTGTTTCAGCAGTTCGGCCTGCTGCCATGGCGCACGGTGCGCGACAATGTGGCGCTTGGGTTGGAACTGTCGAATGTCCCCAAGGCCGAGCGGCTGGAACGGGCAGAGCGGCAGTTAAAATTGGTGAGCCTCAGCGATTGGGCCGACCGCAAGGTGGGCGAGCTTTCGGGCGGGATGCAGCAGCGTGTGGGTCTTGCCCGCGCCTTTGCCACGGAAGCGCCGATCCTGCTGATGGACGAGCCATTCTCGGCGCTTGACCCGTTGATCCGTACGCGGTTGCAAGATGAGCTGTTGGATCTGCAACGTGAGCTGAACCGCACAATCATCTTCGTGAGCCACGATCTTGACGAAGCCTTCAAGCTGGGCGGGCGCATTGCCATTATGGAAGGGGGACGCATCGTGCAGATCGGCACCCCGCGCGAGATTTTCTCGAACCCTGCATCGGACTATGTGGCGGAGTTCGTGGCCAATATGAACCCGTTGGAAGTTCTGACCGCGCGCGACGTGATGGGCGCGGATGACGGTGCTGCCACCCAAGGCGAAACCACAGCCGAGACACCGGTGCGCGAATTGATGGACCGTCTGCGTGGGGCCGATGCCGCGATTGCCGTCATGGAAGACGGCGCACAGATCGGGACGGTCACCGCGCATAGTATCGTGGACCGTCTCAAAGCCTAG